A region from the Pseudomonas sp. KU26590 genome encodes:
- a CDS encoding alginate biosynthesis protein Alg44, whose protein sequence is MNTAVNANVVHESEAQRQHARVKIPAKLRLLNGQPNAPLVRVEDLSAGGLSFVAPANLRPGVGEVIKGRLQFLIDNLGLAMDVDLQVRTIDSGTGRVGCQFQNLESQDISTLRHLITSHLSGDLISMGEVLATLQRDNFTKARKSKDSGSGLSAFGRLRAVTFSVGIFAVGLIAFGFVAKSVYGMYFVSHSTSGLVSVPSLDVTMPREGTVTSLVAPNGNIAKGAPLATFNTSMLDMLKGNLDPDEMQPAKIEELFGRQLAGTMTSPCDCVVAKQLVADGQYASKGQVIFQMVPRNVAANVDARFTYRQFADVQPGARVTFQVAGEAGDHSGKIVSATALSPADLSSDIRVQIQPDEAINSSLAGRPVEVVSTRGPSLNWLIDKATAAGF, encoded by the coding sequence ATGAATACAGCCGTGAATGCCAATGTCGTACATGAATCCGAAGCCCAGCGTCAGCACGCACGGGTCAAGATCCCGGCCAAACTGCGACTGCTCAATGGTCAGCCGAACGCCCCGCTGGTGCGTGTCGAAGACCTTTCCGCAGGCGGTCTGAGCTTCGTTGCTCCTGCCAACCTGCGTCCAGGCGTCGGTGAGGTCATCAAGGGTCGTCTGCAGTTCCTGATCGACAACCTCGGTCTGGCCATGGACGTCGACCTGCAAGTGCGCACCATCGATTCGGGCACCGGCCGTGTCGGTTGCCAGTTCCAGAATCTGGAATCGCAAGACATCTCGACCCTGCGTCACCTGATCACTTCGCACCTGTCGGGCGATCTCATCAGCATGGGCGAAGTGCTGGCGACCCTGCAGCGCGATAACTTCACCAAGGCACGCAAATCCAAAGACAGCGGCAGTGGCCTGAGCGCTTTCGGTCGTCTGCGCGCCGTGACGTTCAGCGTCGGTATCTTCGCTGTCGGTCTGATTGCATTCGGCTTCGTCGCCAAATCGGTCTACGGCATGTACTTCGTCAGCCACTCCACCTCCGGCCTGGTCAGCGTACCTAGCCTGGATGTCACCATGCCCCGTGAAGGCACTGTGACCAGCCTGGTCGCTCCGAACGGCAACATCGCCAAAGGCGCACCGCTGGCCACCTTCAACACCAGCATGCTGGACATGTTGAAAGGCAACCTGGACCCGGACGAAATGCAGCCGGCCAAAATCGAAGAGCTGTTTGGTCGTCAACTGGCCGGCACCATGACCAGCCCGTGCGATTGCGTCGTGGCCAAGCAACTGGTCGCCGACGGTCAGTACGCAAGCAAAGGTCAAGTGATCTTCCAGATGGTCCCGCGCAACGTTGCCGCCAATGTCGATGCTCGCTTCACCTACCGTCAGTTCGCCGATGTACAGCCGGGCGCTCGCGTGACCTTCCAGGTTGCTGGCGAAGCCGGCGACCACAGCGGCAAGATCGTCAGCGCCACGGCGCTGAGCCCTGCTGACCTGTCTTCCGACATCCGCGTTCAGATCCAGCCTGACGAAGCCATCAACAGCAGCCTGGCAGGTCGTCCGGTTGAAGTGGTGAGCACCCGCGGCCCGTCGCTGAACTGGTTGATCGATAAAGCCACGGCGGCAGGTTTCTAA
- a CDS encoding alginate export family protein, whose translation MKLKLNPLMAAGFGLGFSLIWATPTLAALTDTQNFGIEVKATGQMEDDRDLGTRSGGDVNGVGLDLRPWAYGEWGNWSGYAMGQVVTATDTIQTDPLDQQVTDANGQSAQRSRSTSSSRKVDDSYAALREFWIGYSGFTPYPGEILKVGRQRLRNDDGQWHDTNIEAVNWTFDTTLLKAEVGAAQRFSEYRTDLTELSAQDKDRSHLYGDVEYQWTPGQWAGVRAHHSHDGGSLKQQGSAIDDLDKTSRGDLTWLGLQANSDAYNYRNLNTVNYWGSLTWLTGDRDRIGTTYNAAEDQYVAGEKNNENVNGWATDLGLRFRLDPMWQVGGAYSRASKNYEQNGLESNRSNWTGTRSRVHRFGEAFQGEMANVESGSLFASWQMQDEYDASLIYHKFRRVDGHSGIGGAGINPAQENVDADGVSTFASLPLEDGRKDLGQEMDLVVTKYFKQGLLPAAVSQSFDEPSALIRLRAGVFKPGDAYHSGVDEYMHRAIVDVIWRF comes from the coding sequence ATGAAGCTTAAGTTGAACCCTCTGATGGCGGCCGGATTCGGCCTGGGTTTCTCCCTGATCTGGGCCACGCCGACGCTGGCAGCCCTGACCGACACTCAGAATTTCGGCATCGAAGTCAAAGCGACCGGCCAGATGGAAGACGACCGTGACCTCGGCACCCGTAGCGGTGGCGACGTCAACGGTGTCGGTCTGGATCTGCGTCCATGGGCGTATGGCGAGTGGGGCAACTGGAGCGGTTACGCGATGGGCCAGGTCGTCACCGCTACCGACACCATTCAGACCGACCCGCTGGATCAGCAGGTCACTGACGCCAACGGCCAAAGCGCCCAACGCTCACGCAGCACGTCGAGCAGCCGCAAAGTGGATGACAGCTACGCTGCCCTGCGCGAATTCTGGATCGGCTACAGCGGTTTCACGCCTTACCCTGGCGAGATCCTGAAAGTCGGTCGTCAGCGCCTGCGCAATGACGACGGTCAGTGGCACGACACCAACATCGAAGCGGTGAACTGGACCTTCGACACCACCCTGCTCAAGGCAGAAGTGGGCGCCGCCCAGCGCTTCAGCGAATACCGCACCGACCTGACCGAACTGTCGGCACAGGACAAGGATCGCTCGCACCTTTATGGCGATGTGGAATACCAGTGGACGCCAGGCCAATGGGCTGGCGTTCGTGCACACCACAGTCATGACGGCGGCAGCCTGAAACAACAGGGCTCAGCCATCGACGACCTGGACAAGACCTCGCGTGGCGACCTGACTTGGCTGGGTCTGCAGGCCAACAGCGACGCGTACAACTACCGCAACCTGAACACCGTCAACTATTGGGGCAGCCTGACCTGGCTGACCGGCGATCGCGACCGCATCGGCACCACCTACAACGCTGCTGAAGATCAGTACGTGGCCGGTGAGAAGAACAACGAAAACGTCAACGGCTGGGCGACCGACCTGGGGCTGCGTTTCCGTCTGGACCCAATGTGGCAAGTGGGCGGCGCTTACTCCCGCGCCAGCAAGAACTACGAGCAGAACGGTCTGGAAAGCAACCGCTCGAACTGGACCGGTACCCGCTCGCGGGTGCATCGCTTCGGTGAAGCGTTCCAGGGCGAAATGGCCAACGTAGAGTCCGGCTCGCTGTTCGCGTCCTGGCAGATGCAGGACGAGTACGACGCCTCGCTGATCTACCACAAGTTCCGTCGCGTCGACGGCCATTCGGGCATCGGCGGCGCGGGTATCAATCCGGCTCAGGAAAACGTCGACGCCGATGGCGTCAGCACGTTCGCCTCGCTGCCGCTGGAAGACGGCCGCAAGGACCTGGGCCAGGAAATGGACCTTGTCGTCACCAAGTACTTCAAGCAAGGCCTGCTGCCGGCTGCGGTAAGCCAGTCGTTCGACGAACCGTCGGCGCTGATACGTCTGCGTGCGGGCGTGTTCAAACCGGGCGATGCGTACCACAGCGGTGTAGACGAATACATGCACCGCGCCATCGTCGACGTCATCTGGCGCTTCTGA
- the algG gene encoding mannuronan 5-epimerase AlgG, protein MNSQASRLRHRAWPYALLESAVLSSALLLASTAAMANSPLPVPAPAAHPADNKEVVVKGLHQAKTYTITSPPIEPLLMDKPKLPDLSGYTLQAMQKKIVRSKPGKVAIKRMMLEDSLKEFVGGDNKMAEWVARQHGIPQAIFIEDGYMTLQELAKKVPKQYLSETSPGVFLARLPIVVGKNGIFEIDKKTTELRLSQDAGAFIVNDNLLFMSDTKLTGWNEKANGPSTYKSPKEFRPFLLSWGGTQTYMFNTKVASLGYNNSKSYGISISQYTPNMKAQMNRAEPTGWIVNSDFSDMWYGFYCYETRDFVVKGSTYHDNIIYGIDPHDRSHGLIIAENTVYGTKKKHGIIVSREVNDSFIINNKSYDNHLSGIVLDRNSVNNLVAYNEIYRNHTDGITLYESADNLLWGNRVFANKRHGIRVRNSTNIKLYENLAIGNGLMGVYGHIKDLSDTDRDIKLDPFDAEVSLILVGGELTSNGSGPMSIDSPLSVELYKVSMLAPTKSSGITFNGVMGERQDEILDLLVRQQKAVLIDPVESQKQLRD, encoded by the coding sequence ATGAACAGTCAAGCAAGCAGATTGCGTCACCGGGCATGGCCCTATGCCCTGCTGGAAAGCGCTGTGCTGAGCAGCGCCTTGCTGCTCGCCAGCACTGCGGCCATGGCCAACAGTCCGTTGCCGGTTCCCGCCCCTGCGGCGCATCCGGCGGATAACAAGGAAGTGGTGGTCAAGGGCCTGCATCAGGCCAAGACCTACACCATCACCAGTCCGCCTATCGAGCCGCTGTTGATGGACAAACCCAAACTGCCTGACCTCTCGGGGTACACCCTGCAGGCCATGCAGAAAAAGATCGTGCGCAGCAAGCCGGGCAAGGTTGCGATCAAGCGCATGATGCTGGAAGACTCGCTGAAGGAGTTCGTCGGCGGTGACAACAAGATGGCCGAATGGGTAGCCCGTCAGCACGGGATTCCACAGGCCATCTTCATCGAAGACGGCTACATGACGCTGCAGGAGCTGGCGAAGAAGGTGCCTAAACAGTACCTGAGCGAAACCTCGCCGGGCGTGTTCCTTGCACGTCTGCCGATCGTCGTCGGCAAGAATGGCATCTTTGAAATCGACAAGAAGACCACCGAGCTGCGCCTGTCTCAGGACGCCGGTGCGTTCATCGTCAACGACAACCTGCTGTTCATGTCGGACACCAAGCTGACCGGCTGGAACGAGAAAGCCAACGGCCCGTCGACGTATAAGTCGCCGAAGGAATTCCGCCCGTTCCTGCTGTCCTGGGGCGGTACCCAGACCTACATGTTCAACACCAAAGTGGCGAGCCTGGGTTACAACAACAGCAAGTCGTACGGCATCAGTATTTCCCAGTACACGCCGAACATGAAGGCGCAGATGAACCGCGCCGAGCCGACCGGCTGGATCGTCAATTCAGACTTCTCGGACATGTGGTACGGCTTCTACTGTTATGAGACCCGTGACTTCGTGGTCAAGGGCAGCACCTACCACGACAACATCATCTACGGCATCGACCCCCATGACCGTTCCCACGGTCTGATCATTGCCGAGAACACGGTGTACGGGACCAAGAAAAAGCACGGGATCATCGTCTCCCGTGAGGTGAACGACAGCTTCATCATCAACAACAAAAGCTACGACAACCACCTGTCCGGCATCGTCCTTGACCGTAACAGCGTGAACAACCTGGTGGCCTACAACGAGATCTACCGCAACCACACCGACGGCATCACCTTGTATGAGAGTGCCGACAACCTGCTGTGGGGCAACCGCGTGTTCGCCAACAAACGTCACGGCATCCGGGTGCGCAACAGCACCAACATCAAGCTGTATGAAAACCTGGCCATCGGTAACGGTTTGATGGGGGTCTACGGCCACATCAAGGACCTGTCGGACACTGACCGCGACATCAAGCTCGACCCGTTCGATGCCGAAGTCTCGCTGATCCTGGTCGGCGGCGAACTGACCTCCAACGGTTCAGGCCCGATGTCCATCGACTCGCCCCTGAGCGTCGAGCTGTACAAAGTCTCGATGCTCGCACCGACCAAATCCAGCGGGATCACCTTCAACGGTGTCATGGGCGAACGTCAGGACGAAATCCTCGATCTGCTGGTGCGCCAGCAGAAAGCCGTGTTGATCGACCCGGTCGAAAGCCAGAAACAACTCCGGGACTGA
- the algK gene encoding alginate biosynthesis TPR repeat lipoprotein AlgK gives MASPLRSLSAPTLLSLAIAIGLGGCAGLPDQRLANEALKRGDTALAEQNYRQLADLGYSDAQVGLADIQVGTRDPELIKQAEATYRAAAATSPRAQSRLGKLLAVKPNSTEAEQREAEGLLKKAFANGEAGTLIPLAMLYLQYPHTFPNVNAQQKINEWRATGYPEAGLAQVLLYRTQGTYDQHLADVESICKQALHTTDVCYTELATVYQKRGEADKQAALIQQMQSGYAMGSVPAMRVDSVARVLGDSTLGKPDEKTAQSLLENVAPGYPASWVSLAQLLYDFPELGDVNKMMEYLDNGRAADQPRAELLLGKLYYEGKLVLPDAKKAEEHLTKAAATQISAHYYLGQLYRRGYLGHPEPQKAVDQLLTSARGGQNSADFALAQLFSQGKGIKPDPVNAWVFGQLALAQGTPQATDLVQQLNEQLPPEKRAQAQSLLQREQQVRGTTAQNALALQTLQEEKDGGDAPL, from the coding sequence ATGGCTAGCCCACTACGAAGCTTGTCAGCCCCTACATTGTTGAGCCTGGCGATCGCTATCGGTTTGGGCGGCTGTGCCGGCCTGCCCGATCAGCGCCTGGCCAACGAAGCCCTGAAACGCGGCGACACCGCGCTGGCGGAGCAAAACTATCGGCAACTGGCGGACCTGGGCTATAGCGATGCACAGGTCGGTCTCGCGGATATCCAGGTGGGTACCCGCGACCCGGAGCTGATCAAGCAGGCCGAGGCAACCTACCGTGCCGCAGCCGCCACTTCGCCTCGGGCGCAATCGCGTCTGGGAAAGTTGCTGGCGGTCAAGCCGAACTCCACCGAAGCCGAGCAACGTGAAGCCGAAGGTCTGTTGAAGAAGGCCTTCGCCAATGGCGAAGCCGGCACGCTGATCCCGCTGGCGATGCTCTATCTGCAATACCCGCACACGTTCCCGAACGTGAACGCGCAGCAGAAGATCAACGAATGGCGCGCCACCGGTTACCCGGAAGCGGGGCTGGCCCAGGTGCTGCTATATCGCACCCAAGGCACTTACGATCAGCATCTGGCTGACGTTGAAAGCATCTGCAAGCAAGCGCTGCACACCACTGACGTTTGCTACACCGAGCTGGCGACGGTCTACCAGAAGCGCGGCGAAGCCGACAAACAGGCTGCGTTGATCCAGCAAATGCAAAGTGGCTACGCCATGGGCAGCGTGCCTGCCATGCGTGTCGACAGCGTCGCTCGCGTGCTGGGCGATTCGACCCTCGGCAAGCCGGACGAAAAGACCGCGCAGTCGCTGCTGGAGAACGTCGCCCCCGGTTACCCCGCTTCGTGGGTCAGCCTGGCGCAGTTGCTGTACGACTTCCCCGAGCTGGGTGACGTCAACAAGATGATGGAATACCTGGACAACGGCCGTGCTGCGGATCAACCGCGCGCCGAGCTGCTGCTGGGCAAGCTGTATTACGAAGGCAAGCTGGTCTTGCCGGATGCGAAGAAAGCCGAAGAGCACCTGACCAAGGCCGCTGCGACGCAAATCTCCGCGCATTACTACCTGGGTCAGCTGTACCGCCGGGGTTATCTGGGCCATCCAGAGCCGCAGAAAGCTGTCGACCAGTTACTGACCTCCGCACGCGGTGGCCAGAACAGCGCCGACTTCGCCCTCGCGCAGTTGTTCTCGCAAGGCAAAGGCATCAAGCCTGATCCGGTCAACGCATGGGTCTTCGGTCAGCTCGCACTGGCTCAGGGCACGCCGCAAGCGACGGATCTTGTGCAACAACTGAACGAACAATTGCCGCCTGAGAAGCGCGCTCAGGCGCAGAGTCTTCTCCAGCGAGAACAGCAGGTCCGCGGCACAACGGCGCAAAACGCGTTGGCCTTGCAGACACTGCAAGAAGAAAAAGACGGCGGGGACGCACCTCTATGA